From one Takifugu rubripes chromosome 14, fTakRub1.2, whole genome shotgun sequence genomic stretch:
- the hmgn6 gene encoding high mobility group nucleosome binding domain 6 — MPKRKSHTTEGDKEEPQRRSARLSAKPAQPKPEPKAKKAAKKEKAVNDKKEDKKTKKAKENAEAEANEENHSENGEAKTNEVEAAPEEAKEEAKSE; from the exons ATGCCCAAGAGAAAG TCACACACAACAgaaggagacaaggaggag CCTCAGAGGAGATCAGCCCGGTTATCAGCG AAACCGGCCCAGCCCAAGCCTGAACCAAAGGCCAAGAAAGCAGCAAAG AAAGAAAAGGCTGTGAACGATAAGAAGGAGGACAAGAAGACCAAGAAGGCAAAGGAGAACGCCGAGGCAGAGGCAAACGAGGAGAACCACTCTGAGAACGGCGAGGCCAAGACCAACGAG gtGGAGGCAGCCCCAGAAGAGGCCAAGGAGGAGGCCAAGTCCGAGTAG
- the sh3bgrl gene encoding SH3 domain-binding glutamic acid-rich-like protein isoform X1, which produces MVIKVYIASSSGSTSIKKQQQDVMGFLAANKIEFEECDIAANEANRKWMRENVPEESRPATGNPLPPQIFNESQYCGNYEAFFDAREDNAVYAFLGLTAPPGSKEAEALLKKSQQ; this is translated from the exons ATGGTGATTAAAGTGTACATAGCATCGTCGTCTGGATCCACGTCG attaaaaagcagcagcaggatgtgatGGGCTTCCTGGCGGCCAATAAGATCGAATTTGAGGAGTGCGACATTGCCGCTAACGAggctaacaggaagtggatgaggGAGAACGTGCCGGAGGAGTCCAGGCCAGCCACGGGGAATCCTCTCCCACCGCAGATTTTCAATGAAAGCCAATATTGTGGG AACTATGAGGCCTTCTTCGATGCCAGAGAGGACAATGCTGTTTATGCTTTTCTAGGGCTGACGGCTCCCCCGGGCtccaag GAGGCCGAGGCGCTGTTGAAGAAATCCCAGCAGTAG
- the sh3bgrl gene encoding SH3 domain-binding glutamic acid-rich-like protein isoform X2 — protein MCVGETVQKTEQEQREKKERDCRKRVTLKGNTLPSRIIPPIYLSVPHKGCSVWGCRCDCSPWAPIRRLFHIIIPQNYEAFFDAREDNAVYAFLGLTAPPGSKEAEALLKKSQQ, from the exons ATGTGTGTGGGAGAGACGGTGCAGAAAACAGAGCAGGAGcaaagagagaagaaggagagggactGTAGGAAACGTGTTACTCTCAAAGGCAACACCCTCCCCTCCAGGATTATTCCTCCGATATATCTGTCCGTTCCTCACAAAGGCTGCTCTGTGTGGGGCTGCCGCTGTGATTGTTCCCCTTGGGCGCCGATCCGACGTCTGTTTCACATTATCATTCCTCAG AACTATGAGGCCTTCTTCGATGCCAGAGAGGACAATGCTGTTTATGCTTTTCTAGGGCTGACGGCTCCCCCGGGCtccaag GAGGCCGAGGCGCTGTTGAAGAAATCCCAGCAGTAG
- the LOC105417315 gene encoding uncharacterized protein, translated as MLAEGFLRILLYREERKLASASRRSQSHAKDACNCDFSTADSSDAGPSQEFGAALFQGPKVEPLQPINSAIPVCPPDLSPDANFANIFENCSLLEKYPDLQMIGSEQMSQNPQTGNSNHGFESYIRSQSDSPQLQPQGSPVSLIPDQGYLAMGASVNISPDLPGPEPGLEPMSNSLLNGLLDKQLDEVYMLLLNDNLARCNSTLGNSLLHGLVPPPQPSCQQQGTDSLAPSLEEPPGQDSANKVSYLSTHNVVPCSSNFSTPVLRISEAENTNLK; from the exons ATGTTGGCCGAAGGGTTTCTCAGGATTCTCCTGtacagggaggagagaaagtTGGCCTCTGCTTCCAGGAGATCACAGAGCCACGCTAAAGATGCATGTAACTGCGACTTCTCCACGGCAGATTCATCTGACGCAG GTCCCAGCCAAGAGTTTGGGGCCGCCCTGTTCCAGGGACCAAAGGTGGAGCCCCTGCAGCCCATAAATTCTGCAATCCCCGTGTGTCCGCCTGACCTCAGCCCAGATGCTAACTTTGCAAATATTTTTGAAAACTGTAGCCTGCTGGAGAAGTATCCAGACCTTCAGATGATTGGCTCAGAGCAGATGTCCCAGAACCCACAGACTGGCAACTCCAACCATGGTTTTGAGTCTTATATTAGAAGTCAGTCTGACTcccctcagctgcagccacaaGGTTCTCCTGTGTCACTGATACCAGACCAGGGATACCTGGCGATGGGAGCCAGTGTGAACATCAGCCCGGATCTgcctggaccagaaccaggactggAGCCTATGTCTAACTCCCTACTGAATGGGCTGCTGGACAAACAACTGGACGAGGTGTACATGCTGCTTCTGAATGACAACTTGGCCCGATGTAACTCCACCTTGGGCAACAGCCTCCTGCACGGCCTGGTGCCTCCACCACAGCCCAGCTGCCAGCAACAGGGGACAGACTCTCTGGCTCCTAGTCTGGAAGAACCACCTGGACAGGACAGTGCCAACAAAGTTAGTTATTTGAGCACCCATAACGTAGTTCCTTGTTCTTCTAACTTCAGCACTCCTGTGCTGAGAATTTCAGAGGCTGAAAACACTAATTTGAAGTAA